The Candidatus Scalindua japonica genomic interval CATCTGAGTTGTCAGGAGAATGGATATCCTCGATAGTCGGTCTTGCTGACGTGAAGGCCAGGTATGCGACACTATACTTGCCCGGAACAGAGACAAACCTGGAATTGATTGAGTACTCCTCTCCTCCATCCGAAAAAGATCTGGATATGGACAAAGCAAACCAGATTGGATTCCGTCATATCGCGTTTGAAGTTGATGACATTGATGCAGAAGTCCTCAGCCTTAAAGATAAAGGGATTAAATTTCTCAGCTCGATACACACATATCCTAAGACCGGAAAACGTCTGGTTTACTTTTGGGGACCAGACAGAATCCTATTAGAATTAGCTCAATACTGAGAGGAACAAAATGAATGTCAGTAATGTGTTCTCCGGTATACAAAAACAAATGCCTGAGGAAATCATAGAGACAATTGTCCAGTCTCATCAAATTAAAATTGAACGAATTATTTCTCGATCCCACTCAACCTCTGAAGGAGAGTGGTATGATCAGGGCAGAAACGAATGGGTGCTCATATTAAAAGGTAATGCCGGCCTGTTGTTTGAGGGTAATGATCAGACGGTTATCATGAAAACCGGTGATTACCTCAATATACCCGCTCACCGTAAACACCGTGTAGAATGGACTTGTCCCGAAGGAGAGACTATCTGGCTTGCGGTACACTACTGAACGCAACCTGGCAAGCACAGCTTGGTATCGGAACTAAATATAGATTTGACCATTTTTGCATATAAGTCATATCCGTCATTATGATTATTAGTTGATGTATTCAATGTACGTTAATGAAATAGATGACCTAACCAGTAATCAATATACTCCTGGGTTCCAGGGTACATTAATTATTTTTGACCGGAATACGCATGATGAAGTGATGTATGTGTTTACTCCACAAATATTTTTACAAACCACTCGAGAAGATATGCAAGGTATTCAATATCTAAATAGGCTTCCGCGTTTCTGTCTACATGGAGCTTGCAGCTTGCGGAATACTCATCATCAGCTTCCCAGAAACATAAATACAAAGGCACACACGGCAGAAGCTTAAATCCACAAATATAATCTGCCTTCAACTTTCCGATGGTCTCAAAGCCTTCTAACTCTCTGCATCTTGACACAAGTCCAGTTAAATCATTGTTAAATTTTTCTGCTATTTTATCTTCCGCATTTTTTTGAAAAGCCTTTGAATGTGATGCCGCGTCAGGGAAGTGCCCCATTGATACCCAATCACCTGTTAAAGGTATCTCTCCTTTTCGACGAACATAGTCATAGATGATGATTTTTGACCAGGAGTGTTCAACATACTTTGCATCTGCAAAAAGGCCTTCATTATTGACCTCATACTCTTTATTCATCATTTTTAACCTAATCGAGCCCCTACCGTTTCTCTTATCGTAATTGCCGCCTATGGCATCTGCCGCCTCTTTGAGATCAATGTCCTTAATCTCTTTCTCTAATTCCCTGCTTACCCGTTTATAATTATTCTCAATAGTAACTACCGATTCTTGATCAACCGACACTTCATCTTCCTGTTTTACATAAGGACATTCAGACATCTTTCTCTGCGCACTGGTTACTTTCAATGCAAATGCCATACACGTAGATTCTCCACATTCTCCACAGTTATTTCCCGGTAATTTTTTGTAAATATCAATCATTAAAACTCAGGCACTTATTTCGTAAATTAACACAAAATTTTATTCGAATTCCTTATTCTTCCTTATTATCTGCAAACAGAGACCAATAGAGTTGAAAGAAAACAGCAGTTACTACTGCGTACAATACTGTAACGCAGAGGCTGTAAAAGGCCCATGATGGAAACCCGAGGATATTACTGGTACTGAATTCTGTAAAAAACCATGGTACCGATGCGACAAGAAGTAATGCTGAAATACAACATAATCTGAACTTTGTCATAAATTATTTTCAAATCCCAGTAATTTTAAATGATATTTTCATTCCAGAGAGGCGAGAATAACATAATAAGTAAATACAATATACAATATTCTCTTATACTAATCAACACACCACAGGAGATCTTTTGAAATATGAAAAATATCCAACAATAAGAAAATTAGCTATAAGACCCCAAACTCCTGCATGTATTCCCCACGGTTTGGGTACAATGGGCACCCCCATGTTTTCAGAAAACATGATAAACAGAGTTACGCTGATACCAATAGAGAGTCCACCCAAAATAGTAATTCCACGTATTGACTTAAAATGTAATCCCAGAAAAATTGCAGGTGCTACCTGACAGAGAACTTCAAGTTTCATCTCAGTAAGTCTCCATATTGTTTGAGGAAGGCTGGTGGCAAAATATGCCATACACGCCATTATGCTCCATGAAAATATTTTACCGGTACCGGTAAGATGAGATTGCGAAGCAGTTGGCCAAATCCGTCTGTATATGTCCTGAGTAAACAGTGATGAGATAGCCAGGAGGGCTGAATCTACGGTAGACATGATGGCTGCTACTGCTGCGGAAAGAAATAGTATTATAAAATATTTTGCACCAGGAATATACATCGCCATATCATTAAGTAAAAGCATGGTTATTTCCTCACTACCCCTTTTATCAAGTCCGGGGAACCTGTTCATACCAACCATTCCAGCT includes:
- a CDS encoding DUF3786 domain-containing protein, translated to MIDIYKKLPGNNCGECGESTCMAFALKVTSAQRKMSECPYVKQEDEVSVDQESVVTIENNYKRVSRELEKEIKDIDLKEAADAIGGNYDKRNGRGSIRLKMMNKEYEVNNEGLFADAKYVEHSWSKIIIYDYVRRKGEIPLTGDWVSMGHFPDAASHSKAFQKNAEDKIAEKFNNDLTGLVSRCRELEGFETIGKLKADYICGFKLLPCVPLYLCFWEADDEYSASCKLHVDRNAEAYLDIEYLAYLLEWFVKIFVE
- a CDS encoding cupin domain-containing protein, producing MNVSNVFSGIQKQMPEEIIETIVQSHQIKIERIISRSHSTSEGEWYDQGRNEWVLILKGNAGLLFEGNDQTVIMKTGDYLNIPAHRKHRVEWTCPEGETIWLAVHY
- a CDS encoding VOC family protein, with amino-acid sequence MLKKINHVNIVVSNLDETKEFFIQLGLEIGDASELSGEWISSIVGLADVKARYATLYLPGTETNLELIEYSSPPSEKDLDMDKANQIGFRHIAFEVDDIDAEVLSLKDKGIKFLSSIHTYPKTGKRLVYFWGPDRILLELAQY